Proteins encoded within one genomic window of Triticum aestivum cultivar Chinese Spring chromosome 2D, IWGSC CS RefSeq v2.1, whole genome shotgun sequence:
- the LOC123049703 gene encoding uncharacterized protein, giving the protein MAHIHVESMQTAVPTRVALERGRTLPIAVTGPPIAAAELQHRFRAVLYYRDRLEGEAMAQLEQAAWVQESLSEALADHPKMAGRLWRRHAVGGQGPWDWDVKLCDAGVRLLMASVDTTLTAFLEAEDRESKEPALALWTDVEAKDPEKCSPFVMQLTRFQGGGYAIGACCSLLHTDPLSFINFLKSWARTHAQVQAQNKLVPNQMIRYTRYFRNPGAATRRLRSTPLVSVAGDAATTELFRVVGDAPGRRALAEACVAQASEKLGVEKPTRFTVLAGDGLGGLNVLRSCAKGDGETTTTTTPPGHLLREACWQEAGLEEAVLDGCKPVHVSCSIVSPGAQEGIVVVMQAGASAELLISATVPSRK; this is encoded by the exons ATGGCGCATATCCACGTCGAGTCCATGCAGACCGCCGTCCCGACGCGCGTGGCGCTGGAGCGCGGGCGGACGCTGCCCATCGCCGTGACCGGGCCGCCGATCGCGGCCGCGGAGCTACAGCACCGGTTCCGCGCGGTGCTCTACTACCGCGACCGGCTGGAGGGCGAGGCGATGGCGCAGCTGGAGCAGGCCGCGTGGGTGCAGGAGTCGCTCAGCGAGGCGCTGGCCGACCACCCGAAGATGGCAGGGCGGCTGTGGCGGCGGCACGCCGTCGGCGGCCAAGGGCCGTGGGACTGGGACGTGAAGCTCTGCGACGCCGGCGTGCGGCTGCTCATGGCGTCGGTGGACACGACCTTGACCGCGTTCCTGGAGGCGGAGGACCGCGAGAGCAAGGAGCCCGCGCTGGCGCTCTGGACGGACGTGGAGGCCAAGGACCCAGAGAAGTGCTCCCCTTTCGTCATGCAG TTGACGCGGTTCCAGGGCGGCGGCTACGCCATCGGCGCGTGCTGCAGCCTGCTCCACACCGACCCGCTGTCTTTCATCAACTTCCTCAAGTCGTGGGCGCGCACGCATGCGCAGGTGCAGGCGCAGAACAAGCTCGTCCCCAACCAGATGATACGGTACACCCGCTACTTCCGAAACCCAGGCGCCGCCACGAGGCGTCTCAGGTCCACCCCCCTCGTCTccgtggccggcgacgccgcgacCACCGAGCTCTTCAGGGTCGTCGGCGACGCGCCAGGCCGCCGCGCGCTGGCCGAGGCGTGCGTCGCGCAGGCCAGCGAGAAGCTGGGGGTCGAGAAGCCGACGCGGTTCACGGTTCTCGCCGGGGACGGCCTGGGAGGGCTGAACGTCCTGCGCTCCTGCGCGAAAGGTGACggggagacgacgacgacgacaacgccTCCGGGGCACCTACTTCGGGAGGCGTGCTGGCAAGAGGCCGGTCTCGAGGAGGCCGTGCTGGATGGGTGCAAGCCCGTGCACGTCTCGTGCAGCATCGTCTCGCCGGGTGCCCAGGAGGGCATTGTCGTCGTGATGCAGGCAGGGGCCAGCGCCGAGCTCTTGATCAGTGCGACTGTTCCGAGCAGGAAGTGA
- the LOC123054089 gene encoding protein WHAT'S THIS FACTOR 9, mitochondrial yields MQKVRLKWVKNRGLDHIIDRTTSIRASCLMLDYLARQPSSPVPARALARFQKPLGLTVPVLRFLRRHPTLFAEQPXXRFPTLPAFSLTSASDILLARLARASAVDSHLRLARLLLLTRSRSLPLASILPLRFDLGLPYDFASSFPSSHPDLFAVSNNHISLSTSRLPDDIAISSLQRRHAEAIIGATYRDLSRPPSSSHAPLAFPMRFPRGYGGMKKVKAWMDDFHRLPYISPYDDASGIDPDSDIYEKRNIGLLHELLGLMVHKMVRRNAIRLLREELGLPHKFTRLFTRYPGVFYLSLKCKTTTLVLREGYERGKLVEKHPLAAVRDKVQYVMRTGVLYRGKGLSKLVLDEDDDEEEGTLDGDQEFQGEGMDEDADVECFGMEIVDDDGPGNDDYDERDSYD; encoded by the exons atgCAGAAGGTGCGGCTCAAGTGGGTGAAGAACCGCGGGCTGGACCACATCATCGATCGGACCACCTCCATCCGCGCGTCCTGCCTCATGCTCGACTACCTCGCCCGCCAGCCGTCGTCCCCGGTGCCGGCCCGCGCCCTCGCGCGCTTCCAGAAGCCGCTCGGCCTCACCGTCCCCGTGCTCCGCTTCCTCCGCCGCCACCCGACCCTCTTCGCCGAGCAGCC NNNNNCGCGCTTCCCCACCCTCCCCGCCTTCTCCCTCACCTCCGCCTCCGACATCCTCCTCGCCCGCCTCGCCCGCGCCTCCGCCGTCGACTCCCACCTCCGcctcgcgcgcctcctcctcctcacccgctCCAGGTCGCTCCCGCTGGCCTCCATCCTCCCGCTCCGCTTCGACCTCGGCCTGCCCTACGACttcgcctcctccttcccctcctcccacCCCGACCTCTTCGCCGTCTCCAACAACCACATCTCGCTCTCCACCTCCCGCCTCCCCGACGACATCGCCAtatcctccctccagcgccgccacgcCGAGGCCATCATCGGGGCGACCTACCGCGACCTGTCCCGTCCGCCGTCCTCGTCGCATGCCCCCCTCGCGTTTCCGATGCGGTTCCCGCGTGGGTACGGAGGGATGAAGAAGGTCAAGGCCTGGATGGACGATTTCCACCGCCTGCCTTACATCTCCCCGTATGATGATGCCTCAGGGATCGACCCTGACAGCGACATCTACGAGAAGAGGAACATTGGTTTGCTGCATGAGTTGCTCGGGCTGATGGTGCACAAGATGGTCCGGAGGAATGCGATCCGGTTGCTCCGCGAGGAGCTTGGCCTGCCTCACAAGTTCACGAGGTTGTTTACAAGGTATCCTGGAGTGTTCTACCTGTCGTTGAAGTGCAAGACGACGACACTCGTGCTTCGCGAGGGGTACGAGAGGGGGAAGCTTGTGGAGAAGCACCCCCTCGCGGCGGTGAGGGACAAGGTACAATATGTGATGCGCACTGGCGTGTTGTACCGTGGGAAGGGCTTGTCCAAGCTGGTTTTagacgaggatgacgatgaagaggAGGGTACACTGGATGGAGATCAGGAGTTTCAAGGAGAGGGGATGGATGAGGATGCTGATGTTGAGTGCTTTGGAATGGAGATTGTGGATGACGACGGGCCTGGCAATGATGATTATGATGAACGCGATAGTTATGATTGA